In Gouania willdenowi chromosome 15, fGouWil2.1, whole genome shotgun sequence, one DNA window encodes the following:
- the LOC114476886 gene encoding kinesin-like protein KIF20B → MMDSFLSNKSDPQEPIEVNDLKRDLSSDFNKLQQSSTGEREHLKVYLRVRPFTSAESSRETQECVTIEHPDAVLLKPPGVSVPSRVSTEKSQPQTGQRFQFSQVYGPETTQTTLFQGTVKDLVKDVLEGGNSLVFTYGVTNAGKTFTFLGPDADAGILPRSLHMIFSSIDGRVFPAASVKPHRCQEFSRLSRVQQAEDATFKRNLFRQLKENDKTNVSLLNCTYKSDLEGSEPEPIEDRIVLHVDPNTTFSVWVSFYEIYNENIHDLLEAVPGGALRRTGLRLSQDIKGNAYVKDLRWVQVNSAQEAYVVMKLGKKNQSFSSTRLNQLSSRSHSIFSIRILRIEDVAGTPRVHAVSELCLCDLAGSERCAKTQNKGDRLKEAGNINTSLLILGKVINALRHNQQTKLLQHVPFRESKLTHYLQSFFCGRGAAACMIVNINQCASMYDETLNVLKFSALAQKVVVLSSRAPPIVPQRSSSDVSFTINNAEKKTRRSSSLIGWESSLEDVQEDDDDDDECDEGSLINKGSNEEVDDNEDDKILVCKKTHERQVALLRQLQMQLKGERAENLLMEARIREEVSREFTELFSEMRTDFDERLVREREILEERAERRLEIFKNLVNQISAAGPSQDAHAMEGFLDSFSSQFVEVEKLSVAGGRPAAGDDEESRNVLSQLQEKSSQCLQLEKKVETLELNSERMTQQLQEALTALEGEKRSREETLAALDYQTSGKEEALSAQKEERRAREELELRVEQLKQREAELQVELKEERGRRREEVQSNLKVDREEELRERMNAVQQQVVTATQTVDHLTEQLVTAQEQLDQRWEEIQEKSSEILKLQRELEELKQQVGGDGEELKQQVEELKQELHAAKITSVCAGDELRRELCQERERRHGMERQVQQLEGEKEELKVVEELRERLRQREEESTDLLKEKLQEQEVVITSLQKNLEQRQQEEHQRSTAVAHEAIAQKDDELQRRAEEISSLKQSVQQQTQKAEKLSVDLQRREDDLSDLREKLSDYKKQMEQVQKEISAMREEEKCLKQKLSDGEKNRKQLQSELAIRDRSIQQLRATPSGISEELHQKTCRELEVKSRVMEEMRLALTEQEETQQQMETMLEEKLSLIHQLHHELEQVKAKLLQNDAGLTTASQSEGASDDITALKQEAARTEETLKTLTDKHQAERRKWQEEKLSLIGQAKEAEDKRNQEMRKFAEDRERSVRQQGELESQLRERDQSMDQWRKERDTLVAALEVQLQKFLSSQAEKDALITQLRCNVAQMPPEVSPTAAQMQVALTEKETQISQLKTELEASRAKLEETKDDSSGGRGLRASVSSQCSASGSAVLDSFEISTESGRCSRFPKPELEIAFSSLQPNRMALRRQGEKSAVTVKITRSSRKRKSSEMEKDDVDAENRKNTGTKMTPHQDESRSPTTRLTSQSCRKDGALQKIGDFLHSSPTLLGSKAKKMMSLVGSPSSSSSCSSSSLSLRTKKNKRKLYRPEISSPMEVSPLNMIREPEEKESDHQNMMRRLRSRMGK, encoded by the exons ATGATGGACTCGTTCCTCAGTAATAAGTCTGACCCACAGGAACCGATCGAGGTGAATGACCTGAAAAGAGATCTGTCGTCTGATTTCAATAAGCTACAG CAATCATCCACTGGAGAGCGAGAGCACCTTAAGGTTTACCTCAGAGTCCGACCTTTCACCTCTGCAGAGAGCAGTAGAGAGACCCAG gAGTGCGTGACCATCGAACACCCGGATGCTGTCCTCCTCAAACCTCCGGGTGTTTCCGTTCCATCCAGAGTGAGCACAGAGAAGTCTCAGCCTCAGACAGGACAGAGGTTCCAGTTCTCTCAG GTTTATGGTCCAGAAACCACTCAGACCACCCTGTTCCAAGGCACCGTGAAGGATTTAGTGAAAGACGTCCTGGAAGGAGGAAACTCTCTGGTTTTCACCTATGGAGTCACTAACGCAGGGAAGACCTTCACCTTCCTGG GTCCAGACGCTGACGCTGGAATCCTGCCCAGGTCGCTGCACATGATCTTCAGCAGCATCGATGGGCGTGTGTTTCCTGCAGCCAGCGTTAAACCTCATCGATGCCAAGAGTTCAGCAGGTTGAGCCGTGTTCAGCAGGCGGAGGACGCAACATTCAAGAGGAACCTCTTCAGACAGCTCAAGGAG aatgATAAAACCAACGTCAGCCTCTTGAACTGCACCTACAAGTCTGACCTGGAAG GCTCTGAACCCGAACCCATCGAGGACAGGATCGTCCTACACGTGGATCCAAACACCACCTTCTCCGTCTGGGTGTCTTTCTATGAAATCTATAACGAGAACATCCATGACCTCCTGGAGGCGGTGCCGGGCGGCGCCCTGAGACGCACTGGCCTGCGTCTGTCACAGGACATCAAAGGAAACGCCTACGTCAAAG ATCTGCGCTGGGTCCAGGTGAATTCTGCACAGGAGGCctatgtggtgatgaagctgggAAAGAAGAACCAGAGCTTCTCCTCCACTCGACTCAACCAGCTTTCTAGCAGAAG CCACAGCATCTTCTCCATCAGGATCCTCAGGATTGAAGACGTTGCCGGGACTCCCAGGGTGCACGCCGTCAGCGA gttgtgtttgtgtgacctGGCCGGCTCTGAACGCTGCGCTAAGACTCAGAACAAAGGGGATCGTCTAAAAGAGGCGGGAAACATCAACACGTCACTGCTCATTCTGGGGAAAGTCATCAACGCGCTGCGACACAACCAGCAGACCAA GCTCCTGCAGCACGTTCCCTTCAGGGAGAGCAAACTCACTCACTACCTGCAGAGCTTCTTCTGCGGCCGTGGAGCAGCGGCGTGTATGATCGTCAACATCAACCAGTGCGCCTCCATGTACGACGAGACCCTCAACGTGCTCAAGTTCTCCGCCTTGGCTCAGAAG GTGGTGGTGTTGTCATCCCGAGCTCCGCCTATCGTTCCTCAGAGAAGCTCCAGTGACGTTTCCTTCACCATCAACAATGCAGAGAAGAAGACTCGGCGCAGCAGCTCCTTGATTGGCTGGGAGAGCAGCCTTGAGGATGTGCAG gaggatgatgatgatgatgatgagtgtgATGAAGGCAGTCTGATTAACAAAGGCAGCAACGAGGAGGTCGATGATAATGAAGATGATAAAATTCTTGTCTGTAAGAAGACGCATGAG AGGCAGGTGGCGCTGCTGAGGCAGCTTCAGATGCAGCTGAAGGGGGAGCGAGCTGAGAACTTGCTGATGGAGGCCAGGATCAGGGAGGAGGTCAGCCGGGAGTTCACTGAGCTTTTCTCTGAGATGAGGACAGACTTTGA TGAGCGTCTGGTGAGGGAGAGAGAGATCCTGGAGGAACGAGCAGAGCGCAGACTGGAAATCTTCAAAAATCTAGTGAATCAGATTTCTGCTGCTGGGCCGAGTCAAGACGCTCACGCCATG GAAGGTTTTCTGGACTCGTTTTCGTCCCAGTTTGTCGAGGTGGAGAAACTGTCTGTAGCTGGGGGACGTCCTGCTGCAG GTGATGATGAGGAGAGCAGGAACGTTCTCTCTCAGCTCCAGGAGAAATCATCTCAGTGTTTGCAGCtggagaaaaaagtggaaaCTCTGGAGCTGAACTCTGAGAGAATGACTCAGCAG CTCCAGGAGGCTTTGACTGCACTGGAAGGTGAGAAACGATCCCGTGAGGAGACGCTGGCTGCTCTGGATTATCAGACAAGTGGAAAAGAGGAGGCGCTGTCTGCCCAGAAGGAGGAGCGCAGAGCGAGGGAGGAGCTGGAGCTGAGAGTGGAGCAGCTGAAGCAAAGAGAGGCGGAGCTTCAGGTGGAGCTGAAAGAGGAGAGAGGACGCAGACGAGAGGAAGTTCAGTCCAATCTGAAGGTggacagagaagaagaactgagagagagaatgaaCGCTGTACAGCAGCAG GTGGTGACCGCGACACAAACAGTCGATCACCTCACAGAGCAACTTGTAACGGCTCAGGAACAACTGGACCAACGCTGGGAGGAGATCCAGGAGAAATCCTCTGAGATCCTGAAGCTCCAGCGGGAGCTGGAGGAGCTGAAGCAGCAGGTGGGAGGAGATGGGGAGGAGCTAAAGCAGCAGGTAGAGGAGCTGAAACAGGAGCTGCACGCCGCTAAAATAACCTCGGTCTGTGCGGGAGACGAACTGAGGAGAGAACTCTGTCAGGAACGAGAGAGACGCCACGGCATGGAAAGACAAGTGCAGCAGCTGGAAGGAGAGAAGGAGGAACTAAAGGTG GTGGAGGAGCTGAGGGAGCGTCTGCGTCAGAGAGAGGAGGAATCCACTGACCTGCTGAAGGAGAAGCTTCAGGAGCAGGAAGTCGTCATCACGTCTCTACAGAAGAACCTGGAGCAGCGACAGCAGGAGGAGCATCAGAGGAGCACCGCTGTAGCTCATGAAGCCATTGCTCAGAAAGACGATGAACTGCAGAGGAGAGCAGAGGAGATCAGCAG CCTGAAGCAAAGCGTCCAGCAGCAGACGCAGAAAGCTGAGAAGCTGAGTGTGGACCTACAGAGGAGAGAAGACGACTTGTCTGACCTCAGAGAGAAGCTCAGTGACTACAAAAAGCAGATGGAGCAGGTCCAGAAGGAG ATCTCTGCCATGAGAGAAGAGGAGAAGTGTCTGAAACAGAAGCTGTCTGATGGAGAGAAGAACAGGAAGCAGCTTCAGAGTGAGCTCGCCATCAGAGACCGAAGCATCCAGCAGCTCAGAGCA ACTCCGTCAGGAATCAGTGAGGAGCTCCACCAGAAGACCTGCAGAG agctGGAGGTCAAAAGTCGAGTGATGGAGGAGATGCGATTGGCTCTGACGGAGCAGGAAGAGACGCAGCAGCAGATGGAGACGATGCTGGAGGAGAAACTCAGTCTGATCCACCAGCTGCACCACG AATTGGAGCAGGTGAAAGCAAAGCTGCTACAGAACGATGCAGGACTCACCAcagccagccaatcagagggtgcgtctgatgacatcacagctcTCAAACAGGAAGCAGCTCGCACTGAGGAAACCCTGAAG accCTAACAGACAAACACCAGGCTGAGCGCAGGAAGTGGCAGGAGGAGAAGctctctctgattggtcaggccAAGGAGGCGGAGGACAAAAGGAACCAGGAGATGAGGAAGTTTGCTGAAGACCGTGAGCGCTCCGTcagacagcagggggagctg GAGTCTCAGCTGAGGGAGCGAGATCAGTCCATGGACCAGTGGAGGAAGGAGAGAGACACTCTGGTAGCAGCGTTAGAGGTCCAATTGCAGAAGTTTCTGTCCTCTCAGGCTGAGAAAGATGCACTGATCACACAACTACGCTGCAATGTTGCTCAGATGCCACCAGAG GTCAGTCCCACAGCAGCACAGATGCAGGTGGCCCTCACTGAGAAGGAAACCCAGATCTCACAGCTGAAGACGGAGCTGGAAGCTTCCAGAGCCAAACTGGAGGAAACAAAG GATGATTCATCCGGAGGGCGGGGCCTGAGAGCGTCCGTCAGCAGCCAG TGCTCGGCCAGTGGTTCTGCCGTCCTGGACTCCTTTGAGATCTCCACAGAGAGCGGGCGCTGCAGCCGTTTCCCCAAACCTGAGCTGGAGATCGCCTTCAGCTCCCTGCAGCCAAACCGCATGGCTCTGAGACGCCAGGGGGAGAAGAGCGCCGTCACTGTCAAAATCACACGCTCGAGTCGCAAACGCAAAAGCAGCGAGATGGAGAAG